One window from the genome of Ovis canadensis isolate MfBH-ARS-UI-01 breed Bighorn chromosome 21, ARS-UI_OviCan_v2, whole genome shotgun sequence encodes:
- the LOC138426895 gene encoding interferon-induced transmembrane protein 1-like, with product MIKEEHEVAVLGAPQSQVAVLAAPQSPGPVTTTVINIRSDTAVPDHIVWSLFNTIFMNWCCLGFVAFAYSVKSRDRKMVGDITGAQSYASTAKCLNIWALVLGIFMTVGSIVVLVFIYVAVYRTALEIMKNRGY from the exons ATGATCAAGGAGGAGCACGAGGTGGCTGTGCTGGGGGCGCCCCAGAGCCAGGTGGCCGTGCTGGCGGCGCCCCAGAGCCCGGGGCCCGTGACGACCACGGTGATCAACATCCGCAGCGACACCGCCGTGCCTGACCACATCGTGTGGTCCCTGTTCAACACCATCTTCATGAACTGGTGCTGCCTGGGCTTCGTGGCATTCGCCTACTCTGTGAAG TCTAGGGACCGGAAGATGGTCGGCGACATCACTGGGGCCCAGAGCTACGCCTCCACCGCCAAGTGCCTGAACATCTGGGCCCTGGTCCTGGGCATCTTTATGACCGTTGGATCGATCGTCGTTCTCGTGTTCATCTACGTGGCAGTCTACCGTACGGCTTTGGAGATAATGAAAAATAGAGGCTACTAG